AGGTGATGGAGTCTCTGAAGCCACTGAGGCTGTAGCTCTTCTCCCAGATTCATGAGTTTGGTCCTTCTGGGCCTCCATCTCCTGCAGCCAGACCCCATCAGACCCCCAGGTCAGGGTCCAGGGTCCAGGGTTCAGGGACGTCCAGactccatcatcatcacctcttCTGCTCCCAGATCTCTGTCATGTTCAGGTCCAGTCTCTCGAGGCTCTTCAGGGCCTGAACGTTCTCCGTGTAGAAGGCCacgtccaccaccaccagcctgcaAACAGCCCCCGTTAGGAAAGGTTCAGGCAGACCTGACTGTGGATAGCACGCAtggcagccacaacattatgaccactgacgggatcttatccagtgttctgctgggaaacttctggacctgggtTCATTGGTGTGGAcactacttagacatgtagcccccacctagaccagatcctCTCACCCCCAGGTgttgactagatcccaaactgatcaagtatctgtgtgatgatccacagaggaccccctcccccccccccattctcTGGTCAGCCACCACAAGGTCGACCTGCACtatattaggaagctggtcataatgttgtggctgatggtgtatgtgtggagctgcagttaCCCGTGCTGTGGTCCTCCATCATTAATAACCCCCAGTCGGGCCAGCTGCCTCTTCAGGTGCATCTTAAAACTGGCGTTGATCCTCAGGAACAACATCTGGACACCAGGACACAGCAGTTAATCTCAGTCTGTTCACTATCTACGAGGACCAGTGATCAACATGACTGAACAGGTGCAGCACAGGCGGTCGGCTGGTAACATTAAGAAAAAGCATCAGAGGCAAACTGAATGTAGCAAGAAGAGACAGTATGAGGCTGTTGGTGGGGTAGAGCCAATcagcagtgatgtcacagtgatgtcacagtgatgtcaGCAGTGCTGCTGACTTTATTAACCTCATGTACAGATTAATGAGTCCGAGTCAGTGAACAGCCACTGGTGAACCCACCAACGAATGCTGTCAGCTTCTCATCAACACTGGGGAACCACTGGTGTTCACATCTGTGTATAAATTTATAAAACTTTTTATCTATTGTGGACCATTGTATGgatcatatttatttatctattgtaTGTCTTTCTGGTTTTCTACAATGGACCTTCACTGTGTcctgaataaagtttgattgaataaagtttgattaaCTGACTGATCTGATTTACTCTGGTGTAATTTGATTTTATCAGAGTTTATCTAATTTAATCTGATTTGATGTGATCTGAATTAATGTGAGCTGATctgatttaatctgatttaatgtgAGCTGAtctgatttgatctgatttaatGTGAGTTGATCcgatttaatctgatttaatccAGTCCGTCTCGTTCAGAGTGATGAACCCATGAAGCtcagtctcacctgtgtctgttCTTCAGGTAGAAGTTCGTTAATGGCTTCGTGCATCTTTGCCATCTGCTTGCAGACGTTCCTGAGGCAGGCCGAGGGCATCGGAGCCTTCACTTCATActgaagacacaaagacacaaaacattacaaccactgtcTAAGGCGTTATGTGTTTTATCTTTGGGTCATTTTACAGCACATGACAGTTTTAATTCTGTGATGCATCAACATAATGTCTGAATGTTCTTTCTAAAGAAGCTCGGTGACGTTACCTTTGATAAaaccttctcaaacagactgtCCATGATGGCCACCAGCTTAGCAGAGATCTCCGCTATGTGGTCGTTGTAGTcctgcaacacaacaaccagCCTGAGCCACAGAGAGCAGAAAGTATCCGCTGAGGTTTCACTTCAGTGATTCCTGTCTCACCTTGGTGATGTGGTCAAAGTGTCTGAGGACGCTGAACTGCTTCGGCTGCAGTTTGCTTTCAAAATGAGCTCTGATGATGGGAATGTACTGAACCACCAACTGCAGACAGCGGGAAACCAacgctacaaacacacacacataaattaaGTTAAGGCTAGTCCTGCTTGTTTTAGATGAACCTTAAATCTTTATAACTGTTGTGAACATTATTCAGCAGCAAAGTTATTCACCAAGGTTTTTGGTGGTGATGGTCTTGAGGCCGACGACTTGCAGAGCCCCGGCTCCCAGAACCAGCTGGCAGCTCCGAGAGTTGAAGTGCTGCAGAAACAAGAGATGATTTCAGTACACCCAGCGCTAACATAGGCATCATGCTAACGTGGAGCTGACGATCAAACCAGGGATGTGTCTGACACGGGAGCCACTGCAGCCACTGCTACTACTTGAACTACTGGAGCCACTGCTACTACTGGAGCCAGTGCTACTACTGGAGCCAGTGCTACTACTGGAGCCAgtgctgctactgctactactgcggCCACTGCTACTACTGGAGCCACTAGTACTACTGGAGCCACTAGTACTACTGGAACTACTGGAGCCACTGCTACTATGCTAACTACTGGAGCCACTAGACTACTGGACATACTACGGAGCCACTAGTACTACTGACTGTGCTACTGGAGCACTAGTACTACTACTGGAGCCAGTGCTGCTACTGGAGCCACTGCAGCCACTGCTACTACTGGAGCCACTGCAGCCACTGCTACTACTGGAGCCACTGCTACTACTGGAACTACTGGAGccactgctactgctactactactggaGGAGCTAGTACTGGAGCTACGGACCTTGAGGAGGTCTGAGAGCCGTGTGAGCATGTCGGTGGCGATGGACGGGATGTCGTTGACACACTGACAGTACTCCAGGAAGATCCGGATCAGCAGCAGAACCGTCCTGCAGGGACAGGAAGAACAGGAAGGacagggttaggggttagggttcaGACCAACACATGAGAATATAGAGATCAGTTGGTCCCTTCAGTTGTTGCCATGAGGAGGAAACCTACCCGACCACAGCGTATCTCTGACCGTTGACCAGGAGGAATTCTGCAGGTTTCCTGTCGTCTGGACCTGCACAAAGACAATGTCACAGCTAATCACATTTTACCCCCCAACACCGACATTTAATTTTCCAAATTTAATGACGGATTAACCCGTCATGACTTGTGTACTGATGTCATCATGTGTACCGATACCTGGGGCCTTGCGTTCAGGAAGTGATATTCTGCCGTCAGCAATGGAATTCACCAGATCCTGAAACTCAGCAGGAACCTCAGCCTGCTTCCAGCGCTCGTTGTccaggaggaggctgcagggaCACGACATaagaaacatcagaaacacacacatattgacacataaacacagacaccaacaactacaacaacctgTCAGGTCAATCTGATCCACAACTATCAGCTAGAACATGGAGACACACTTTTAcaaagaggaccaatcacagctctgggtacatttctggggaggtggaggttagctaggatgctagggTCTATGCTAACGTCCTAGCCTGACGTCAGTTAAGGCAGATACATAAACTGCGGATGAGACAGATTCGTAGCAGAGAACAAACACGTGTCCTAGCTGCAGGTTACCTGAGTTTGGTCTTGCGTTCGTCGTGGAAGCGGTGGACGAAGCGGTTGGCCTGGCTCTGCAGCGCCCCCCTCAGGGACACGCTCCTCCTGCCACACAGCTCCTCTGTGTCCCTGACGAAAGCCTCCACGGCCTGAGAGAGACTCACAAACTCTGCTGAGCTGAGACGCTCCAGAGAACCGACCTGTGGTCAGAGACAAACGTTTAgtttaaaacaggaagtggaaataaaGAGCAGCCCTgtgcctggaggaggagaagggggaggaggtaGTGGAGTTGTaggaggtggagaaggggggaggtgggggaggtagaggagggggaggtagagggggaggtagaggaggaggtaCCTTGGCTCTTGCTGTGAGGACCTTGACACAGCGGTCGTGGCTGATGTCAGAGGCCGAGTGCAGCAGCTCCTGGACGTTGTGGACCAGGCGGTTCAGCTCCAGCTCAGACGGCATCATGCTCTCACCAGACCTGGACACAAACACCGACATGGACTCACTCAGCACCAGAGCCAGACCTGGTCCAGGTGGTGGAGGGACACAATAGAAAGACCTTTTCTTTTAGGGTGAGTGACCTACATAAAGCTCTGCTCCCTGGCTGCAGACGTCTCCGTCGAGGTGCCGCCTCCACCAGGAGCCTCCACCCAGCTGTGCGGTACCCTGGATCCCGCTGCAGAGTTCTGGTCCTGAGGGCCCAGTGACGTCTGGCCATCACTCAGAGCGTCACTAATAAACAGACCCTCATGGGTGAGGTAGGCCAGCTCAGCCTCCCCCTGCAGGCCTGATGGATCCTGAGGAGCCTCTGGGCCTGAAGCCCCTGAACCCATGTCCTCCAGGAGCCGGGTCTTCTGGTTTGAGTCCAGAAGCTCCAGAACCACGTTCCTGACCACAGTCAGAGTTGTCTGGCAGacggacagaggaggagaggatcaTCCCCTGAAGTCTGAGCTTGACTTACCCTGGAGCTGAGCTTCAACTCACCTTGATTctctggaggaagagaaggaaactCTGGAAGATGTTCTGCATCAGCTCGAACCACTGAGGGAACGTCATCAGACGCATCTGGTCAGCAAGCCTGAGGACACGCAGCCACGTCAAAAACTGGTAGACACGTCCTCCAGCCATGTCACAACCCGGAGTGACGCGTCCTCCACCATGATCTCTGAGAAGAGAAGGAACTCTGAAGAGTCCTGCCATCATCAACCATGAGGAACGTCATCAGACGCATCTGGTCAGCAAGCCTGAGGACACGCAGCCACGTCAAAAACTGGTAGACACGACCTCCGACCATGTCAAAAACTGGTAGACGCGTCCTCCAGTCATGTCATCAACTGGTAGACGCGTCCTCCAGCCATGTCATCAACTGGTAGACGCGTCCTCCAGCCATGTCATCAACTGGTAGACACATCCTCCAGCCATGTCAAAAACTGGTAGACACGTCCTCCAGCCATGTCAAAAACTGGTAGACACGTCCTCCAGCCATGTCAAAACCTGGTAGACACGTCCTCCAGCCATGTCATCAACTGGTAGACACATCCTCCAGCCATGTCATCAACTGGTAGACACATCCTCCAGCCATGTCAAAACCTGGTAGACAtcctgtggtttgttgtttaAACTGAACTAGACCTAAATGGTTCTTACTACGGCCCAGACTGAGGAGCTGAATGAGATCACATACACCTAGTCACAGTACAGTCTGCTTCAGGGCCTCCTGCACCCAGACAAATCAAGTAATACTGAACAAGACCAGTTCACGAGGGAGGCAGATCTAAAACGCATCAAAACAGGACGACAGAACAGAACTAGATACCTAGTGTGGGCCAAAAACAATTAACTGCATTAAAACCTGCACAACAGAAACAGATCAGTATCAGGAGACTGTTACAAGGTTTGTCTTTGTCCTGGTTTGTCTTACGTTAGctcaagtgctagcagaatcccagaCTAACACATGCCTGGCGCTAACTGAAGTTGGATTAATGCGTGTTAATGGGTATCGGCCAGGATCGGGACCCTGACGCTGATCTCATACGACCAGAGTGGCTCCATACATTCACATTTCTACTCACTTAGTGACGACTTCAGTGTCAATGTCTTCAATGTGCACAACACAATCTGCAACGCactgcaaacacagacagggTGTCTGTTAGCAGATGTTAAATTCCTCGTCTGACTGCTGTGTTTACTTTTTGTGGGATGTGCTACCTGAGAGACGATGGCCTTGGCAGCCAGGATCATCTCATCACTGTAAATGTCCAGAAAGTCCAGCTTCCTCTGGCGCAGCAGTCCGAACACCAGCGACTCCAGACGCTCCtgggacacacaaacactcagctCATCACGCCCTCCACAAAACTCACACATGGATTTTATTAGAGTTCCACAGATTAGGATTTGCTCCACGCGCTGAGATCAACCACATCACATGGTCAGattattgaatttaaaatcagaaaatcAGTCAGTGAATATCAGAGCCAATATTTTACACGATTATCATCACACTTGATCACATTCAGTTCTACAGCTTATTATTTTAGTGTCATTATGTGATTTAAAACTAatattgtgaatattttatCGTGATTTAATCTGCCCagacagaaattaaatataagaaTTATACCACATCCATcatcatttataatttatttgtagAGTTTTAACAGCAGACTCATGACACCCCCTGAATTATCTGAAGCCACATTAAAAGAAGTATTCGTTTGAGATTGAACTCTCTGATCCACATTTACCTTTATAGCTGAGGCAGCGTTTGGTTTGCGGTCCTGTGGTGGGAACATTCATCCGTTAAATACGCTCACTCTGTTTCTAGGTAAACTTTCTCATCAACTCTGTTCACGAATGAGTTCCTTAGAACTCAAACTAAGACTCATCAGGTCGTAGGTTTACATTTACAGGTgacttctttttaaataatgttcagaaccttttcctttgtgttttgctttaaaCTCCTTCAAACATGTGACCGACCAGAGGGTCTGACCTGGGCTGGAGGATGAAGGGGGAAAATTACACGGGCGACATCATATGAAagttttcagtaaaagtaacgGCTGCTCCAAAAAGTCCCACGAGCAAAACTGTTCCAGTCAGAGCCGTGGACCCAGAACTCAACTaatcattaaatgtgaacatttatcatctacttgttcttctttgctctaaaGCAAAGAGGAACATTTGGAGTTATTTATATGTTATCATGGTATTATTATGGTCTGGCCCCTTGTAAACTAACTGGTGTAGAGGAAGAGACCATGTTATTCAGTGCTGCtggatgtgtgtctgttttaaactatttaaaggAAGGAAGCAGAGGATGAGCCCATGTAGACTTTAAAGAGGTTTTGTTTTAGGGGGTGTGTTTGTTCAGACCTTCTCCAGGACCTGGGGCTCCTCCATCAGGCTGCGGTTCAGGTCGCTGCGGGCGTACATGCTGAAGTCCTCCACCATCATCTTATCGATCAGCTTCTCCAGCTCACACAGCTGGGAGCCCAGATGTCTGAGGAACCCAACACAAAGGAACAGGACGTCAGGACTGGAGCAGGTGCACTTTCAGATCTACTTCCTGCACTGAGGCCACAGCTTTGGACAACAACATGTTTCTAACGTTATGAAGTTGTCCTCCATTACTAATCATGTAGCTCTGTGCTACTCCTCTATAGCATGTTAGCTGCAGGTTAGACTCTACATCTGGTATCTGGACCATCATCAGACTCTACATCTGGTACCTGGACCATCGTCAGACTCTACATTTGGTATCTGGACCATCATCAGACTCTACATTTGGTATCTGGACCATCATCAGACTCTACATCTGGTATCTGGACCATCGTCAGACTCTACATCTGGTATCTGCACCATCGTCAGACTCTACATCTGGTATCTGGACCATCGTCAGACTCTACATCTGGTATCTGCACCATCGTCAGACTCTACATCTGGTATCTGCACCATCGTCAGACTCTACATCTGGTATCTGGACCATCGTCAGACTCTACATCTGGTATCTGGACCATCGTCAGACTCTACATCTGGTATCTGGACCATCGTCAGACTCTACATCTGGTATCTGGACCATCGTCAGACTCTACATCTGGTATCTGGACCATCGTCAGACTCTACATCTGGTATCTGCACCATCGTCAGACTCTAC
The nucleotide sequence above comes from Mugil cephalus isolate CIBA_MC_2020 chromosome 2, CIBA_Mcephalus_1.1, whole genome shotgun sequence. Encoded proteins:
- the vps54 gene encoding vacuolar protein sorting-associated protein 54 isoform X1, translated to MASSHSSSPVPRPGGGGRDGIYHKDLERNPSSPRCRAVRSLPDVCPKEPTGEGRGLCNGPSVVEEHDRWTVFSSKVNLPAALNDPRLAKRESDFFTKTWGLDFAETEVMPSFYLPNISREQFGPYLQEMAQRERIHERCKTICPNKDDVDAVSSITTNHDKSRAELELEQVPKIFLKPDFALEDPATFNTVLPWSHFNSAGGKSSRDVASSKLLQEKLSHYLDVVEVSIARQISLRSEAFFHAMSSQHELQDQLQETQRAVAVLRGRTAAMDRVMCQGPLRALRTALTRNNCVKLHNKLKLMAAVHQTQPTVQLLLSTSEFVGALELISTTKEVLQQELQGIHSFRHLGSQLCELEKLIDKMMVEDFSMYARSDLNRSLMEEPQVLEKDRKPNAASAIKERLESLVFGLLRQRKLDFLDIYSDEMILAAKAIVSQCVADCVVHIEDIDTEVVTKLADQMRLMTFPQWFELMQNIFQSFLLFLQRIKTTLTVVRNVVLELLDSNQKTRLLEDMGSGASGPEAPQDPSGLQGEAELAYLTHEGLFISDALSDGQTSLGPQDQNSAAGSRVPHSWVEAPGGGGTSTETSAAREQSFMSGESMMPSELELNRLVHNVQELLHSASDISHDRCVKVLTARAKVGSLERLSSAEFVSLSQAVEAFVRDTEELCGRRSVSLRGALQSQANRFVHRFHDERKTKLSLLLDNERWKQAEVPAEFQDLVNSIADGRISLPERKAPGPDDRKPAEFLLVNGQRYAVVGTVLLLIRIFLEYCQCVNDIPSIATDMLTRLSDLLKHFNSRSCQLVLGAGALQVVGLKTITTKNLALVSRCLQLVVQYIPIIRAHFESKLQPKQFSVLRHFDHITKDYNDHIAEISAKLVAIMDSLFEKVLSKYEVKAPMPSACLRNVCKQMAKMHEAINELLPEEQTQMLFLRINASFKMHLKRQLARLGVINDGGPQHGLVVVDVAFYTENVQALKSLERLDLNMTEIWEQKR
- the vps54 gene encoding vacuolar protein sorting-associated protein 54 isoform X2, whose amino-acid sequence is MASSHSSSPVPRPGGGGRDGIYHKDLERNPSSPRCRAVRSLPDVCPKEPTGEGRGLCNGPSVVEEHDRWTVFSSKVNLPAALNDPRLAKRESDFFTKTWGLDFAETEVMPSFYLPNISREQFGPYLQEMAQRERIHERCKTICPNKDDVDAVSSITTNHDKSRAELELEQVPKIFLKPDFALEDPATFNTVLPWSHFNSAGGKSSRDVASSKLLQEKLSHYLDVVEVSIARQISLRSEAFFHAMSSQHELQDQLQETQRAVAVLRGRTAAMDRVMCQGPLRALRTALTRNNCVKLHNKLKLMAAVHQTQPTVQLLLSTSEFVGALELISTTKEVLQQELQGIHSFRHLGSQLCELEKLIDKMMVEDFSMYARSDLNRSLMEEPQVLEKERLESLVFGLLRQRKLDFLDIYSDEMILAAKAIVSQCVADCVVHIEDIDTEVVTKLADQMRLMTFPQWFELMQNIFQSFLLFLQRIKTTLTVVRNVVLELLDSNQKTRLLEDMGSGASGPEAPQDPSGLQGEAELAYLTHEGLFISDALSDGQTSLGPQDQNSAAGSRVPHSWVEAPGGGGTSTETSAAREQSFMSGESMMPSELELNRLVHNVQELLHSASDISHDRCVKVLTARAKVGSLERLSSAEFVSLSQAVEAFVRDTEELCGRRSVSLRGALQSQANRFVHRFHDERKTKLSLLLDNERWKQAEVPAEFQDLVNSIADGRISLPERKAPGPDDRKPAEFLLVNGQRYAVVGTVLLLIRIFLEYCQCVNDIPSIATDMLTRLSDLLKHFNSRSCQLVLGAGALQVVGLKTITTKNLALVSRCLQLVVQYIPIIRAHFESKLQPKQFSVLRHFDHITKDYNDHIAEISAKLVAIMDSLFEKVLSKYEVKAPMPSACLRNVCKQMAKMHEAINELLPEEQTQMLFLRINASFKMHLKRQLARLGVINDGGPQHGLVVVDVAFYTENVQALKSLERLDLNMTEIWEQKR